In bacterium, the following are encoded in one genomic region:
- a CDS encoding SoxR reducing system RseC family protein has translation MQEKGRIIKIEGNLAEVALEPKEACHSCKLCQVGRKGEMIIRVENSVDARPGDQVKLEIEAEMVLKSALLLYGVPLLGLLIGFLGGEIMIGSEGGIIASGLMALGLSWLGLHLYDKRLKKTGQRTIRLVQT, from the coding sequence ATGCAAGAAAAGGGTCGGATAATCAAGATCGAAGGCAATCTGGCTGAGGTGGCTTTGGAGCCTAAGGAAGCGTGCCATAGTTGCAAGCTCTGCCAGGTAGGCCGAAAGGGTGAGATGATTATCCGGGTAGAGAACTCGGTTGACGCCCGGCCGGGTGATCAGGTGAAGCTGGAGATTGAAGCAGAGATGGTGCTGAAATCAGCCTTACTCCTTTACGGAGTTCCACTTCTGGGACTCTTGATAGGATTTCTGGGAGGAGAAATAATGATCGGATCTGAAGGGGGGATAATAGCCAGTGGGTTGATGGCCCTTGGTCTTAGCTGGCTGGGACTCCACCTCTATGATAAGCGACTAAAAAAAACTGGTCAGCGGACAATTCGGTTGGTTCAGACATAA
- a CDS encoding DMT family transporter: MLWFIYALLCAFSLATADAFSKKTLEASGAYLIAWVRWAYAFPFLLLTLPFISIPQLDSTFFGVTLILLPLEITTAVLYVKAIKDSPLSLTIPFLATTPVFTILTSFLILEELPDRSGTSGIILIGMGAYLLNVHTGKAGILAPIKAIKRERGSVLMLIVAFIFSITSNLGKVAIQHSSPAFFALCYDALLSVVIFPLVLLREKPGFSGFILKGRAFLVIGFFYALMIIFHNLAITLVEVPYMISVKRTSLIFSVLYGAVLFKEAYIKERIIGSMVMVAGVILITLF; this comes from the coding sequence ATGCTCTGGTTTATCTACGCCCTTCTTTGTGCCTTTTCTTTAGCTACGGCTGATGCCTTTAGCAAAAAAACCCTGGAAGCCAGCGGGGCATACCTCATCGCCTGGGTAAGATGGGCTTATGCCTTCCCCTTTCTTTTACTTACCCTGCCCTTTATTTCTATTCCCCAATTGGATTCGACCTTCTTTGGGGTGACTCTCATCCTGCTCCCTCTGGAGATTACCACGGCCGTCCTTTATGTGAAGGCCATCAAGGACTCCCCTCTCTCGCTGACCATCCCCTTTTTAGCCACGACACCGGTCTTTACTATTCTCACCTCCTTCCTGATCTTAGAAGAACTGCCGGACCGGTCAGGGACATCAGGTATTATCCTCATTGGAATGGGGGCCTATCTTTTAAATGTGCATACCGGTAAAGCCGGAATACTTGCGCCCATCAAGGCTATCAAAAGGGAACGCGGCTCTGTGTTGATGCTGATTGTGGCCTTCATCTTTAGTATCACTTCTAATTTAGGCAAAGTAGCTATCCAGCACTCTTCACCGGCCTTCTTTGCCCTCTGTTACGATGCCCTTCTTTCCGTGGTCATTTTCCCCCTGGTCTTACTCAGAGAAAAACCCGGATTCAGCGGATTTATCTTGAAGGGCAGGGCCTTCCTGGTCATTGGTTTTTTCTACGCCCTGATGATCATTTTCCACAACCTGGCCATCACCCTGGTTGAAGTGCCCTACATGATCTCGGTTAAACGGACCAGCCTGATCTTCAGCGTTCTCTACGGGGCCGTCCTTTTCAAGGAAGCCTATATCAAAGAACGAATAATAGGAAGTATGGTAATGGTGGCTGGGGTGATATTGATTACCCTTTTTTAA
- the moaC gene encoding cyclic pyranopterin monophosphate synthase MoaC — MCNRELSHFDAGGRAVMVDVGDKKETHRMAVARGYISMQPATLSLIQEGGAKKGDVLGIARIAGIMAAKRTSELIPLCHPLPLTKIEIRFEIKEEASQIEIESQVETVARTGVEMEALTAVSVAALTIYDMCKAVDRAMKVESIQLVKKSGGKSGTYLKKG, encoded by the coding sequence ATCTGCAATAGGGAGTTGTCTCATTTTGACGCGGGCGGTAGGGCCGTAATGGTAGATGTCGGTGATAAAAAAGAGACCCACCGGATGGCGGTAGCCAGAGGATATATTTCAATGCAGCCGGCGACCCTCAGCTTAATTCAAGAAGGCGGGGCGAAAAAAGGTGATGTCTTGGGCATAGCCAGGATTGCCGGGATTATGGCGGCCAAAAGGACCTCAGAACTTATTCCCCTCTGTCATCCACTGCCACTGACCAAGATTGAGATAAGATTTGAGATAAAGGAAGAGGCAAGTCAAATAGAAATAGAGTCACAGGTAGAAACAGTAGCCCGAACGGGCGTAGAAATGGAGGCCCTGACGGCCGTATCAGTAGCGGCTCTGACTATCTACGATATGTGTAAAGCGGTTGATCGGGCGATGAAGGTTGAGTCTATTCAGTTGGTCAAAAAGAGCGGCGGCAAGAGCGGAACGTATCTTAAAAAAGGGTAA
- the tatC gene encoding twin-arginine translocase subunit TatC, with product MENDRTEEKLTLIEHLEELRRRIIISAIAIMIGFGVAYFFIERIIDFLIKPLTKTEQAASLVFLSPHEAFFAYLKLALFVGIFLSLPVTLYQAWKFISAGLFVSERRLALIYLPASLILFLVGAVFSYLVVLPIGIKFFLGFTTSTIRPMISVTSYISFLGMMILAFGVIFELPLVILFLTKLGVVTPDFLAKKRKHALLVILVVAAILTPPDCVSQLLMAMPMMILYEGSIWVSRVALARKKRRGEKGEERDNV from the coding sequence ATGGAAAATGACCGGACTGAGGAGAAGCTTACTTTAATAGAGCATTTAGAAGAGCTAAGGCGAAGGATAATTATTTCGGCCATAGCTATTATGATTGGCTTTGGAGTCGCCTATTTTTTTATCGAGCGAATAATAGATTTTTTGATAAAGCCGCTGACGAAGACAGAACAAGCGGCCAGCCTTGTCTTCCTGTCTCCCCATGAAGCCTTCTTCGCCTATCTAAAATTAGCCCTTTTCGTTGGTATATTTCTTTCTTTACCTGTTACTCTCTATCAAGCCTGGAAGTTTATTTCAGCCGGACTTTTTGTCTCTGAAAGACGGCTGGCGCTTATTTACTTACCGGCCTCTCTTATTCTTTTCCTCGTAGGTGCTGTATTCAGCTATCTGGTGGTCTTACCTATTGGGATAAAATTCTTCCTGGGGTTCACTACCTCAACTATCCGACCTATGATCTCTGTAACCAGCTATATCTCTTTTCTGGGCATGATGATACTGGCCTTTGGAGTTATCTTTGAATTACCGCTGGTTATTCTTTTCTTAACCAAACTGGGAGTGGTTACGCCTGACTTCTTAGCTAAGAAAAGAAAACATGCCTTGTTAGTAATTCTGGTAGTAGCGGCCATTCTTACCCCACCCGACTGTGTAAGCCAGCTTTTGATGGCCATGCCGATGATGATCCTTTACGAAGGCAGCATCTGGGTCTCAAGAGTGGCCTTGGCCAGGAAAAAGAGAAGGGGGGAGAAAGGAGAAGAAAGGGATAATGTCTAA
- a CDS encoding PhzF family phenazine biosynthesis protein: MNIPIYQVYAFTSEVFSGNPAAVCLLKEWLDNSMMQSIASENNLSETAFIIQRDGQSKIRWFTPKIEVDLCGHATLASAFVLFEEKLIEDNTVTFESQSGPLTVEQLDNGLLSMNFPSRRPVACEKPEVLEEALGTNVVTTLASRDLLVILENEEEVQSLLPNLELLSTIEEYMAVIVSAKGNKVDFVSRFFAPNAGIPEDPVTGSAHCTLIPYWSEQLRKDKLHALQLSPRGGELFCEKIGARVIIKGKAVMYMKGEIYI; encoded by the coding sequence ATGAATATTCCGATATATCAAGTTTATGCCTTTACAAGTGAAGTCTTCTCGGGCAATCCAGCAGCTGTTTGCCTCCTTAAAGAGTGGCTTGATAATAGCATGATGCAAAGCATAGCGTCAGAAAATAACTTGTCAGAAACTGCATTTATAATACAAAGGGATGGCCAATCCAAAATCAGATGGTTTACACCAAAGATAGAAGTGGATTTATGTGGACATGCTACATTAGCAAGTGCGTTTGTTTTATTCGAGGAAAAATTGATTGAAGATAACACCGTTACATTTGAATCTCAAAGTGGACCTTTAACTGTAGAACAGTTAGATAATGGGTTGTTATCTATGAATTTTCCTTCAAGGAGACCGGTTGCCTGTGAAAAGCCAGAAGTGTTAGAGGAAGCATTGGGTACTAATGTAGTGACTACTTTAGCCTCCAGAGACTTATTAGTGATTCTTGAAAATGAAGAAGAAGTGCAAAGTCTCTTGCCAAATTTGGAACTTTTATCAACGATCGAAGAATATATGGCTGTGATTGTATCTGCCAAAGGAAATAAGGTTGACTTTGTTTCAAGATTCTTTGCTCCAAATGCGGGTATTCCAGAGGATCCTGTTACTGGCTCAGCACATTGTACACTAATTCCTTATTGGTCCGAACAGTTGAGGAAGGATAAATTGCATGCCTTACAACTTTCTCCAAGAGGCGGTGAGTTGTTCTGTGAAAAAATAGGAGCAAGAGTCATTATCAAAGGTAAAGCAGTAATGTATATGAAAGGTGAAATTTATATTTAA
- a CDS encoding type II toxin-antitoxin system VapC family toxin, translating to MKSRVYIETTIPSYYHEIRKDSESIAKRQWTREWWDNHRHNYELVISPSVMDELERGNYPSKIDTLKLVEGLPLLEVTEEVEDIVSEYLSHKLMPQDPGGDALHLALASYYHCHFLLTWNCQNLANANKFEHIRHVNTLLGLFVPILTTPYELMYEEV from the coding sequence ATGAAATCACGAGTATATATAGAGACTACTATTCCAAGCTATTATCATGAAATTCGCAAAGATTCAGAATCTATTGCTAAAAGACAATGGACAAGAGAATGGTGGGATAACCATCGTCATAACTATGAGTTGGTAATAAGTCCAAGCGTTATGGACGAACTTGAACGAGGGAACTATCCCAGCAAGATAGATACCTTGAAACTTGTTGAAGGATTACCACTTTTAGAAGTTACTGAAGAGGTTGAAGATATTGTTTCTGAATATCTTTCTCATAAGCTTATGCCACAAGACCCTGGAGGTGATGCCCTTCATCTTGCTTTAGCATCATATTATCATTGTCATTTTCTTCTAACTTGGAATTGCCAGAATTTGGCCAATGCCAATAAATTTGAACATATTCGTCATGTCAATACTTTGCTTGGGTTATTTGTTCCAATACTGACAACGCCTTATGAATTAATGTATGAGGAGGTTTAA
- a CDS encoding site-specific DNA-methyltransferase, translating into MAISEQIYRRTGTMTSSFGIPGRINHDSTRFYSSRLYEGLNNGKKVDYIENKVPENILNQIFCKSSEKMNELPDNSIHLMITSPPYNVSKEYDDDLSLKEYLDLLNRVWKETYRVLVPGGRACINVANLGRKPYIPLHSYIISGMHGIGFLMRGEIIWNKASSASPSTAWGSWLSAANPVLRDIHEYILIFSKDTFSRKRKNKENTIRKEEFLEWTKSVWTFPAVSARQIGHPAPFPEELPHRLIQLYTFKGDVVLDPFVGSGSTCLSAIKDKRNYVGYDIEPEYVRLSKERIYSYTSQLQLFAS; encoded by the coding sequence ATGGCAATCAGTGAACAAATATATCGGCGAACAGGAACAATGACAAGTTCATTCGGGATTCCAGGTCGTATAAATCATGATTCGACAAGGTTCTATAGTAGTAGGCTCTACGAAGGATTGAATAACGGGAAAAAAGTAGACTACATCGAAAACAAAGTTCCTGAAAACATTCTGAATCAAATTTTTTGTAAATCCAGTGAAAAAATGAACGAATTACCAGATAATAGTATTCACTTGATGATTACTTCACCACCTTACAATGTGTCTAAAGAATATGATGATGATTTAAGCTTAAAAGAATATTTGGATCTACTGAATCGCGTTTGGAAAGAGACATACAGAGTATTAGTTCCTGGCGGACGTGCTTGTATAAATGTAGCTAATCTTGGGCGGAAACCATATATCCCGCTTCACAGTTACATTATTTCTGGGATGCACGGAATTGGTTTTCTGATGCGTGGAGAAATAATCTGGAATAAAGCTTCAAGTGCAAGTCCTTCAACCGCCTGGGGGAGTTGGCTTTCAGCTGCGAATCCTGTTTTGAGGGATATTCATGAATATATTTTAATTTTCTCAAAAGATACTTTTTCAAGAAAGAGAAAAAATAAGGAGAATACAATAAGGAAGGAAGAATTCTTGGAGTGGACAAAAAGTGTATGGACATTTCCTGCTGTTTCAGCAAGACAAATTGGACATCCCGCTCCCTTCCCAGAGGAACTACCCCACCGATTAATTCAACTATATACTTTCAAAGGTGATGTTGTTTTGGATCCCTTTGTTGGGAGTGGGTCGACTTGTTTGTCGGCAATAAAGGATAAAAGGAATTATGTTGGGTATGATATTGAGCCAGAGTATGTCAGATTGTCAAAAGAAAGGATTTATAGTTATACCAGTCAATTACAGCTATTTGCTAGTTAA